A region of the bacterium genome:
TTTCCAAAAAGGGAAAAAAGCATGCAGGCCTTTTAAAAAATATGCTTGCTAAAATTTCCTTTGACTTTGTCTATTCAAGCCATTTAAGAAGGGCTTATGACACAGCAAAGATTGCCCTTGATGGAAAATACAAAATAGAAAGGGATAAAAGGCTTTCTGAAATAAACCTTGGTGATTGGGAGGGCATTTCTGCAAAAAGGCTATTTAAAAAAAGTATAGAATTTAGAACCTGGTTTGAAAAAACATCTGAAATTGTCCCAAAGAATGGAGAAAGCCTTTTTGAATTTAGGGATAGGGTTGTTTCATTCTTTAATGAGCTTATGAAGAATAAAAAGGAAAAAAGGGGGCTTATATTTACCCATTCTGGTGTCATAGGCATATTTCTGGCACATTTTTTGGAAATGAACCTTAATAAGGTATGGAGTATTTCCACATTAAATGGCTCTATAACAATTGTTAATATGGCAAACCCCTTTTTTATCCTTACCACCTTTAATGATACATCACATCTTGAATAAAAAATAATTGACAATCATCCTTTAATGGATATAATAATACAAAAAAAATGGAAAGGTTAGAAGGGGAGCTTGAGGATTTAAAAAAAAGGGTATTGGAAATAGCATCTTTGGCAGAGGAGGCTATTTCCCTTTCCATAAAGGGTCTTAAGAAGAGGGATCCTAATATCCTTAAAGGTGTTTACGAACGGGAGGAGAAGATAAACCACCTCCAGATGGAAATAGATGAAATGGGGCTTATGATACTCGCCTTGAGACAACCTGTTGCCGCTGACCTTAGATTTGTCGTATCTTCTATGAAGATTAACAATGAGATTGAAAGAATTGGCGATGAGGCTATAAATATTGCAGAGAGGGCAGAATACCTCCTTTCAAAGCCTCCTTTAAAGCCACTTATTGACATTCCAAAGATGGCAGAGATAGCCCAGTCAATGGTAATGGATTCTATAAAATCATTGTTGGAAAAAAATGTTTCTCTAGCAAAGGCTGTGAGAGAGAGGGATGATGAGGTTGATAACTTAAGAGACCAGATATTCCGTGAATTGCTTACATATATGATGGAGGATTCAGGGAATGTAAAGCGGGCTATGGCTCTTATCTCGGTTGCCAGATATATTGAAAGAATTGGTGACCATGCCACAAACATTGCAGAGAATGTAACCTATATGATCTCAGGAAAGGATGTGAGGCACCCTTTAAGAAAGCAAGAGTGAAAAAAGAGGCTGTTTTTATT
Encoded here:
- a CDS encoding histidine phosphatase family protein, which translates into the protein SKKGKKHAGLLKNMLAKISFDFVYSSHLRRAYDTAKIALDGKYKIERDKRLSEINLGDWEGISAKRLFKKSIEFRTWFEKTSEIVPKNGESLFEFRDRVVSFFNELMKNKKEKRGLIFTHSGVIGIFLAHFLEMNLNKVWSISTLNGSITIVNMANPFFILTTFNDTSHLE
- the phoU gene encoding phosphate signaling complex protein PhoU, which encodes MERLEGELEDLKKRVLEIASLAEEAISLSIKGLKKRDPNILKGVYEREEKINHLQMEIDEMGLMILALRQPVAADLRFVVSSMKINNEIERIGDEAINIAERAEYLLSKPPLKPLIDIPKMAEIAQSMVMDSIKSLLEKNVSLAKAVRERDDEVDNLRDQIFRELLTYMMEDSGNVKRAMALISVARYIERIGDHATNIAENVTYMISGKDVRHPLRKQE